In one Umezawaea sp. Da 62-37 genomic region, the following are encoded:
- a CDS encoding vitamin K epoxide reductase family protein, which translates to MLKTSRVPLISLVLALAGLAVSVYLTIAHYGAPELLVCSENSVVDCATVTSSEQSELLGIPVAVLGALFYAFLTALCLPWAWRTENPWIGWARLGSVAVGVLFVVYLVAAEFLLIGKICLWCTVVHVITLALAGLLVAAALRPSNV; encoded by the coding sequence GTGCTCAAGACCTCCCGCGTCCCCCTGATCAGTCTCGTCCTGGCCCTCGCGGGACTCGCCGTCTCCGTCTACCTGACGATCGCGCACTACGGCGCCCCCGAGCTGCTCGTCTGCTCCGAGAACAGCGTCGTCGACTGCGCCACCGTCACCAGCAGCGAGCAGTCCGAACTGCTCGGCATCCCCGTGGCCGTCCTGGGCGCCCTCTTCTACGCCTTCCTCACCGCCCTCTGCCTCCCGTGGGCGTGGCGGACCGAGAACCCGTGGATCGGCTGGGCGCGGCTGGGGTCGGTCGCGGTCGGCGTGCTGTTCGTCGTGTACCTGGTGGCGGCCGAGTTCCTGCTGATCGGGAAGATCTGCCTGTGGTGCACGGTGGTCCACGTGATCACGCTCGCACTGGCCGGTCTTCTGGTCGCCGCGGCGCTGCGCCCGAGTAACGTCTGA
- the ilvD gene encoding dihydroxy-acid dehydratase, whose protein sequence is MPSLRSRITTHGRNAAGARSLWRATGMTDSDFGKPIIAIANSYTQFVPGHVHLRDLGDIVAEGIREAGGVPREFHTIAVDDGIAMGHSGMLYSLPSREVIADAVEYMVNAHQADAIVCISNCDKITPGMLNAALRLNIPVVFVSGGPMEAGKAVIVDGVAIPSSDLITTISASANANVDQEGLDAVERSACPTCGSCSGMFTANSMNCLTEALGLALPGNGSTLATHAARRDLFVEAGKTVVELCRRWYEQDDESALPRSIANRKAFENAMALDMAMGGSTNTVLHILAAAQEGEIDFTLQDIDDISRRVPCLSKVSPNSDFHMEDVHRAGGIPALLGELDRGGLLHRDVHSVHSTSLSEWLGEWDVRGASPSERAVELFHAAPGGVRTTEAFSTSNRWSSLDTDAAEGCIHDVEHAFTKDGGLAVLRGNLAERGAVIKAAGIDEELWHFEGPARVVESQEEAVSVILKKEIQAGDVLVVRYEGPAGGPGMQEMLHPTAFLKGSGLGKKCALITDGRFSGGSSGLSIGHVSPEAAGGGAIGLVQDGDRILIDVHERRLELLVDEDVLAERRAKMDAAERPWQPVDRVRPVTAALRAYARLTTDASTGAVRDPSR, encoded by the coding sequence GTGCCCTCGCTACGGTCCCGAATCACCACCCACGGCCGCAACGCCGCGGGCGCCCGTTCGCTGTGGCGGGCCACCGGCATGACCGACTCGGACTTCGGCAAGCCGATCATCGCCATCGCGAACTCCTACACCCAGTTCGTGCCCGGCCACGTGCACCTGCGCGACCTCGGCGACATCGTGGCCGAGGGCATCCGCGAGGCGGGCGGGGTGCCGCGGGAGTTCCACACGATCGCGGTGGACGACGGCATCGCGATGGGGCACAGCGGGATGCTCTACTCCCTGCCCTCGCGCGAGGTGATCGCGGACGCGGTCGAGTACATGGTGAACGCGCACCAGGCCGACGCGATCGTGTGCATCTCGAACTGCGACAAGATCACGCCCGGCATGTTGAACGCGGCGCTGCGGCTGAACATCCCGGTGGTGTTCGTGTCCGGCGGGCCGATGGAGGCGGGCAAGGCCGTCATCGTGGACGGGGTGGCGATCCCCTCGTCCGACCTGATCACGACGATCTCCGCGTCGGCGAACGCGAACGTCGACCAGGAGGGCCTGGACGCGGTCGAGCGGTCGGCGTGCCCGACGTGCGGGTCGTGCTCCGGCATGTTCACCGCGAACTCGATGAACTGCCTCACCGAGGCGCTCGGGCTGGCGCTGCCGGGCAACGGGTCGACGCTGGCCACGCACGCCGCGCGCCGCGACCTGTTCGTCGAGGCCGGCAAGACGGTCGTGGAGCTGTGCCGCCGCTGGTACGAGCAGGACGACGAGTCGGCGCTGCCGCGGTCGATCGCGAACCGCAAGGCGTTCGAGAACGCCATGGCGCTGGACATGGCGATGGGCGGCTCGACGAACACCGTGCTGCACATCCTCGCCGCCGCGCAGGAGGGCGAGATCGACTTCACGCTCCAGGACATCGACGACATCAGCCGCCGGGTGCCGTGCCTGTCGAAGGTGTCGCCGAACTCGGACTTCCACATGGAGGACGTGCACCGGGCGGGCGGCATCCCGGCGCTGCTCGGCGAGCTGGACCGCGGCGGCCTGCTGCACCGCGACGTGCACTCGGTGCACAGCACGTCGCTCTCGGAGTGGCTGGGTGAATGGGACGTGCGCGGTGCCTCGCCGTCCGAGCGGGCTGTGGAGCTGTTCCACGCGGCGCCCGGCGGGGTGCGGACGACGGAGGCGTTCTCCACGTCGAACCGCTGGTCCTCTTTGGACACCGACGCGGCGGAGGGGTGCATCCACGACGTGGAGCACGCCTTCACCAAGGACGGCGGGCTCGCGGTGCTGCGCGGGAACCTGGCCGAGCGCGGCGCGGTGATCAAGGCGGCGGGCATCGACGAGGAGCTGTGGCACTTCGAGGGGCCCGCGCGGGTCGTGGAGAGCCAGGAGGAGGCCGTGTCGGTGATCCTGAAGAAGGAGATCCAGGCCGGTGACGTGCTGGTCGTGCGCTACGAGGGTCCGGCGGGCGGGCCGGGGATGCAGGAGATGCTGCACCCGACGGCGTTCCTCAAGGGGTCCGGTTTGGGCAAGAAGTGCGCGTTGATCACGGATGGGCGGTTCTCGGGCGGGTCCTCGGGATTGTCGATCGGCCACGTGTCGCCCGAGGCGGCCGGTGGCGGGGCGATCGGGCTGGTGCAGGACGGGGATCGGATCCTGATCGACGTGCACGAGCGGCGGTTGGAGCTGCTGGTGGACGAGGACGTGCTGGCGGAGCGGCGGGCGAAGATGGACGCCGCCGAACGGCCGTGGCAGCCGGTGGACCGGGTGCGGCCGGTGACGGCGGCGTTGCGGGCTTATGCGCGGTTGACGACGGATGCGTCTACGGGGGCTGTTAGGGATCCGTCTCGGTAG
- a CDS encoding PH domain-containing protein translates to MRLTGATMSDVDKLVFRIPAVALLASGVGIICVTPVAFAVPGLQVLYVLPLVFAVWVLRNRTTVDSEKIVARGVFGKRVVPWTDVKAIKLTERSWLSAVLTDDKLVKLPAVRMMHLPALAAVSGGRIADPSVKAVKAEEPVEVAESAEVVEAAEAATVVEDAAPDAVEPDVTAVEPAVEPVAAPENADQQPPTTSSRVSD, encoded by the coding sequence GTGCGGCTGACCGGTGCGACCATGTCCGACGTGGACAAGCTGGTCTTCCGAATCCCCGCCGTAGCCCTGCTCGCCTCCGGTGTCGGCATCATCTGCGTCACCCCCGTGGCGTTCGCCGTACCGGGCTTGCAGGTGCTGTACGTGCTGCCGTTGGTGTTCGCCGTGTGGGTGCTGCGGAACCGGACGACGGTCGACTCGGAGAAGATCGTCGCGCGCGGGGTGTTCGGCAAGCGGGTCGTGCCGTGGACCGACGTGAAGGCCATCAAGCTGACCGAGCGGTCCTGGCTGAGCGCCGTGCTGACCGACGACAAGCTGGTGAAGCTGCCCGCCGTGCGGATGATGCACCTGCCTGCGCTGGCCGCGGTGAGCGGTGGCCGGATCGCGGATCCGTCGGTGAAGGCGGTGAAGGCGGAGGAGCCGGTCGAGGTCGCGGAGTCCGCGGAGGTCGTTGAGGCCGCCGAAGCCGCCACCGTCGTCGAGGACGCCGCGCCGGACGCGGTCGAGCCGGATGTGACGGCCGTCGAACCGGCCGTCGAACCGGTGGCCGCGCCGGAAAACGCGGACCAGCAGCCACCGACGACGTCGAGCCGGGTGTCCGACTGA
- a CDS encoding DoxX family protein, with protein MATHDDRSGSGGYPDDGFYPTSGASGGVHHFDDGTQSFDSGTKPYDSTGYGTPVDPVDPVSTHYEDDYDRRRVFAWNGGTDLGLFVLRVALGAAFVVHGLQKVFGMFGGPGIDGFAKFLETSGFREARILSWVTGVTELGGGVLLVFGLFTPLAAAGILGVMANAIVVKWGGGFFGAPGVEQEASFAVMAFALLFTGPGRAALDHGRSWFRRPLLSGTIFLVISAAAVIATLYVFRSV; from the coding sequence GTGGCTACTCACGACGACCGCTCCGGCTCCGGTGGTTACCCCGACGACGGTTTCTACCCGACGAGCGGTGCGAGCGGAGGCGTGCACCACTTCGACGACGGCACCCAGTCCTTCGACTCCGGCACCAAGCCCTACGACAGCACCGGCTACGGCACCCCGGTCGATCCGGTCGACCCCGTCTCCACGCACTACGAGGACGACTACGACCGTCGCCGCGTGTTCGCCTGGAACGGCGGCACCGACCTGGGGCTGTTCGTCCTGAGGGTCGCCCTGGGCGCCGCCTTCGTCGTGCACGGCCTCCAGAAGGTCTTCGGCATGTTCGGCGGTCCGGGGATCGACGGCTTCGCGAAGTTCCTCGAGACCTCGGGCTTCCGCGAGGCTCGCATACTGTCCTGGGTCACCGGCGTCACCGAGCTCGGCGGCGGCGTCCTGCTGGTGTTCGGCCTGTTCACGCCACTCGCGGCGGCCGGTATCCTCGGCGTGATGGCCAACGCCATCGTCGTCAAGTGGGGCGGCGGCTTCTTCGGCGCCCCCGGCGTCGAACAGGAGGCCTCGTTCGCCGTCATGGCCTTCGCCCTGCTCTTCACCGGCCCCGGCCGCGCCGCCCTCGACCACGGCCGCTCCTGGTTCCGCCGCCCACTGCTCAGCGGCACCATCTTCCTCGTCATCTCCGCCGCCGCAGTCATCGCGACCCTGTACGTCTTCCGCTCCGTCTAA